One part of the Sphaerochaeta sp. genome encodes these proteins:
- a CDS encoding SUF system NifU family Fe-S cluster assembly protein — MNLNEVYSEVIREHNLSHHNKHPLEQPTVEVPGRNPSCGDDIQLFVKMKDGVIDDASYTGSGCAISQASVSIMIDLVRGKTIKEAKELCDLFLKMIRTGDLSTEEQKKMDDAMALSNVSTMPARVKCATMPWHTLQAALDAVEKPS; from the coding sequence ATGAATCTTAACGAAGTCTATTCGGAAGTGATCAGGGAGCACAATCTCTCCCACCACAACAAACATCCGCTGGAACAGCCCACGGTGGAGGTCCCCGGCAGGAACCCCAGTTGCGGGGATGACATCCAGCTGTTCGTGAAGATGAAGGATGGCGTAATCGACGACGCATCGTACACCGGTTCGGGATGCGCCATCTCCCAGGCCTCCGTCTCCATCATGATCGACCTGGTGCGGGGAAAGACCATCAAAGAGGCGAAAGAGCTGTGCGACCTGTTCCTCAAGATGATACGCACCGGAGACCTTAGCACGGAAGAACAGAAGAAGATGGATGATGCCATGGCGCTGTCCAACGTATCCACCATGCCGGCCCGGGTCAAATGCGCCACCATGCCGTGGCACACGCTGCAGGCTGCGTTGGATGCGGTGGAAAAGCCTTCCTGA
- a CDS encoding cysteine desulfurase, with protein sequence MQIDYKQDFPLLNQLGEDGLPLAYLDNAATTQKPQEVIDAVRNFYETFNANPHRGSYAISEQATETFEQVREKFARFIGAKDSSEIVFTSGTTDAINTVALSWGNANIHAGDEILISVLEHHSNLLPWQRLAHEKGATLVYVDPDESGCVNPNDVAAKLTPRTKLLALTQVSNVLGGINPIKEITKIAHKNGTLVLMDAAQSAPHIPVDVTDLDVDFLACSGHKMLAPAGIGVLYGKKAILDGMEPLRLGGGIVEQVTQQTVSFLDTPWKFEAGTQNTEGVVGLGAAIDYLEKLGMDTIQQREKQLTAYALGKLETIPHLHLYHAKEATGIISFNVEDVHPHDTAEVLAAHGVAVRAGHHCAQPLMAYLGVQATCRMSLYFYNTEQDINRLVEALKTVRGVLGYES encoded by the coding sequence ATGCAAATTGATTACAAACAGGATTTTCCCCTTCTGAACCAATTGGGGGAGGACGGACTTCCTCTTGCCTATCTTGACAACGCAGCGACAACGCAGAAGCCACAGGAAGTGATCGACGCCGTACGGAACTTCTACGAGACGTTCAACGCCAACCCGCACCGTGGCTCGTACGCCATCAGCGAACAGGCGACGGAAACATTTGAGCAGGTACGGGAGAAGTTCGCCCGGTTCATCGGAGCGAAGGACAGCAGCGAGATCGTCTTCACCTCCGGCACGACGGACGCCATCAACACGGTGGCGTTGAGTTGGGGAAACGCCAACATCCATGCCGGGGACGAGATTCTGATCTCCGTCCTGGAGCACCACAGCAACCTGCTTCCCTGGCAGCGGCTGGCCCATGAGAAAGGAGCGACGCTCGTCTACGTCGATCCCGATGAGAGCGGATGCGTCAATCCCAACGATGTGGCGGCAAAACTGACCCCCAGGACCAAGCTGCTTGCCCTGACCCAGGTCTCCAACGTGCTGGGCGGCATCAATCCGATCAAGGAGATCACCAAGATCGCCCACAAGAACGGCACGTTGGTGCTGATGGATGCGGCGCAGAGCGCGCCCCACATCCCGGTGGACGTGACCGACCTGGACGTCGACTTCCTCGCCTGTTCCGGTCACAAGATGCTGGCTCCAGCCGGCATCGGGGTGCTGTACGGCAAGAAAGCGATCCTGGACGGCATGGAGCCGCTCAGGCTGGGTGGCGGCATCGTCGAGCAGGTGACCCAGCAGACGGTGAGTTTTCTGGACACCCCGTGGAAGTTCGAGGCGGGAACGCAGAACACCGAAGGGGTGGTCGGTCTGGGAGCCGCCATCGACTACCTTGAGAAACTGGGAATGGATACCATCCAGCAGAGGGAGAAACAGCTTACCGCGTACGCGTTGGGCAAGCTGGAAACGATCCCCCACCTCCATCTGTACCACGCCAAAGAGGCGACCGGCATCATTTCGTTCAACGTGGAGGATGTCCATCCCCACGACACGGCGGAGGTGCTTGCCGCCCATGGGGTGGCGGTCCGCGCCGGCCACCATTGCGCCCAGCCGTTGATGGCCTACCTTGGCGTGCAGGCCACCTGTCGGATGAGCCTGTATTTCTACAATACGGAACAGGACATCAACCGCCTGGTCGAAGCCCTGAAGACGGTGCGAGGAGTGCTTGGCTATGAATCTTAA
- a CDS encoding SufD family Fe-S cluster assembly protein yields MKLTQLNELQMPTWRWLGINAAELDINELPDERWTKPVVSDAPKEVILTEEPTSVEREGLPVDMARISQVVAKHHTYALKVTIPDHTTLSKPLLLDFQLDDEHPQVVESLTILAGEESQGDVIVRYHASGSKVHIHGGFTSMTVKKNASLRLFKVQTLGGRDAHLDGTEATVEENGNVEVVFCELGTAKTVSGCNFLLSGRKSVGTMQTLFLGTGTRHQDFDDRIELRGRDTQGAIIARGALSGTAKKVLRSTLDFIHGAAGSKGSEQETVLTLSDKAVNLSAPLLLSGESNVEGSHAVSSGSPNPQKLFYLMSRGFSELDAKRLLVEASFAPILAALPLPELKETVSQAIREAVHHAN; encoded by the coding sequence ATGAAACTCACACAACTGAATGAACTGCAAATGCCCACGTGGCGCTGGCTTGGCATCAACGCCGCGGAACTGGATATCAATGAGCTTCCCGATGAACGATGGACAAAACCGGTCGTCTCCGACGCGCCCAAGGAAGTCATTCTCACCGAAGAACCGACCAGCGTGGAGCGTGAAGGATTACCCGTCGACATGGCACGCATCAGCCAGGTGGTGGCAAAGCACCACACCTATGCGCTGAAGGTCACCATCCCCGACCACACCACCCTGTCCAAACCACTTTTGCTGGACTTCCAGCTGGATGACGAGCATCCCCAGGTGGTGGAGTCGCTGACCATCCTGGCCGGGGAAGAGAGCCAGGGCGATGTCATCGTCCGCTACCACGCAAGCGGAAGCAAGGTTCACATCCATGGGGGCTTCACCTCCATGACCGTGAAGAAGAACGCTTCCCTCCGCCTGTTCAAGGTCCAGACGCTGGGCGGCAGGGACGCCCATCTGGACGGAACCGAAGCCACGGTGGAGGAAAACGGCAACGTGGAAGTGGTCTTCTGCGAACTGGGAACGGCAAAAACCGTCTCCGGCTGCAACTTCCTGCTCTCTGGAAGGAAGAGCGTCGGCACGATGCAGACGCTGTTTCTGGGAACCGGAACACGGCACCAGGACTTTGACGACAGGATCGAACTGCGCGGCAGAGACACCCAGGGGGCGATCATCGCCCGAGGCGCGCTGTCCGGCACGGCAAAGAAAGTGCTCCGCAGCACGTTGGATTTCATCCACGGCGCTGCGGGCTCCAAAGGGAGTGAACAGGAGACGGTGCTGACGCTGAGCGACAAGGCGGTGAACCTTTCCGCTCCATTGCTCCTCAGCGGGGAATCCAACGTGGAAGGATCCCACGCCGTCTCCAGCGGCAGTCCCAATCCACAGAAGCTGTTCTATCTGATGAGCCGTGGCTTCTCCGAACTGGACGCGAAGCGGCTGCTGGTGGAGGCGTCCTTCGCCCCCATTCTGGCTGCGCTCCCGCTTCCGGAACTGAAGGAAACGGTCTCTCAAGCCATACGGGAGGCGGTGCACCATGCAAATTGA
- the sufB gene encoding Fe-S cluster assembly protein SufB gives MVSPASSKKQRGDTVNRKKTEIGEFDRGIYDVRDKNDPRYQVAPGLTEDIVRKISEGQHEPQWMLDLRLQSLKDFNRIPLPTWGPSLDELDMNNIVTFILPKTKMTDDWKKLPDDIRNTFDRLGIPKAEQDYLAGVGAQYDSEVVYHHMKAKMEKLGVVYTDMQTAVREYEDLVKPRFLKLLQPTEHKFMALHGAVWSGGSFVYVPDGVEVDMPLQSYFRLNAPGAGQFEHTLIILGKGAKLHFIEGCSAPKYNVLNLHAGCVELYVGEGATLRYSTIENWSKNMLNLNSKRAQVEKNGTIQWVSGTFGSHITMLYPSSVLKGEGARSEYVGVSFAGTNQFLDTGSKVIHAAPNTFSTMSSKSISKEGGNTTTRTSVTVMPQAKNSKSSVICESLILDSKSRSDTVPAMDIRNDKADIGHEARIGRISEQSIYYLMTRGLSEEEAKALIVRGFVEPVTKELPLEYAVEMNRLIGLELEGAIG, from the coding sequence ATGGTTTCGCCAGCTTCATCGAAGAAGCAGAGAGGTGACACCGTGAACCGCAAAAAAACAGAGATCGGAGAATTTGACCGGGGCATCTATGATGTCCGGGACAAGAACGACCCCCGCTACCAGGTGGCCCCGGGTCTGACGGAAGACATTGTCCGCAAGATATCGGAGGGACAGCACGAACCGCAGTGGATGCTGGACCTGCGCCTGCAGAGCCTGAAGGATTTCAACCGGATTCCCCTTCCCACCTGGGGACCGTCCCTGGATGAGCTGGACATGAACAACATCGTCACGTTCATTCTTCCCAAGACGAAGATGACCGACGACTGGAAGAAACTGCCTGACGACATCCGCAACACGTTCGACCGTCTGGGCATCCCCAAGGCAGAACAGGACTACCTGGCCGGTGTGGGAGCCCAGTACGACTCCGAGGTGGTCTACCACCACATGAAAGCCAAGATGGAGAAGCTCGGGGTGGTCTACACCGACATGCAGACGGCCGTCCGGGAATATGAGGACCTGGTCAAACCCCGCTTCCTCAAACTTCTGCAACCCACCGAACACAAGTTCATGGCGTTGCACGGAGCCGTCTGGTCCGGAGGCTCGTTCGTCTATGTGCCGGACGGGGTGGAGGTGGACATGCCGTTGCAGTCCTACTTCCGTCTGAACGCCCCAGGCGCAGGACAGTTCGAGCACACGTTGATCATCCTTGGCAAGGGAGCCAAGCTCCACTTCATCGAAGGATGCTCCGCGCCGAAGTACAACGTGCTGAACCTCCACGCCGGATGCGTGGAACTGTACGTCGGCGAGGGCGCGACGCTGCGCTACTCCACCATCGAGAACTGGTCGAAGAACATGCTGAACCTGAACTCCAAACGGGCCCAGGTGGAAAAGAACGGCACCATCCAGTGGGTTTCCGGCACGTTCGGCTCCCACATCACCATGCTGTACCCCAGCTCGGTGCTGAAGGGTGAAGGCGCCAGGAGCGAATACGTCGGCGTCAGCTTCGCCGGCACGAACCAATTCCTGGATACCGGTTCGAAGGTGATCCACGCCGCGCCGAACACCTTCTCCACCATGTCCTCCAAGTCAATTTCCAAGGAGGGGGGAAACACGACGACGCGTACCTCCGTCACCGTGATGCCCCAGGCGAAAAACAGCAAGTCCAGCGTGATCTGCGAATCGTTGATCCTGGACAGCAAGTCCCGCTCGGACACCGTACCTGCCATGGACATCCGCAACGACAAGGCGGACATCGGACACGAGGCGCGCATCGGACGCATCAGCGAGCAGTCCATCTACTATCTGATGACCCGCGGCCTGAGTGAGGAAGAGGCCAAAGCCTTGATCGTTCGGGGCTTCGTCGAACCGGTCACCAAGGAACTGCCGCTGGAATACGCGGTGGAGATGAACCGCTTGATCGGACTGGAGCTGGAAGGCGCCATTGGATGA
- the sufC gene encoding Fe-S cluster assembly ATPase SufC, protein MTNQPLLDVRGLHVALENGEEILRGTDLKINPGEVHVIMGPNGSGKSTLANTIMGSPEYHVTAGTIAFDGQDITTAPVNERAKKGLFMAFQSPEEIDGVSVSDFLRTAKLARDGKPVKMLEWKTQVDDTLKSLGLDDTYADRALNVGFSGGEKKKSEILQMLMLQPKLAILDETDSGLDVDAVRIVTDGILRFKTSENSLLIISHSTRLLERLPVDAVHILYKGRFVHSGARNLIDEVEANGFASFIEEAER, encoded by the coding sequence ATGACAAACCAACCCTTATTGGATGTGCGCGGACTGCACGTCGCACTTGAGAATGGAGAAGAAATTCTTCGCGGGACGGACCTGAAGATCAACCCCGGCGAAGTCCACGTCATCATGGGACCGAACGGATCGGGCAAATCCACGCTGGCCAACACCATCATGGGAAGCCCGGAATACCACGTCACGGCGGGAACCATCGCCTTTGACGGACAGGACATCACCACCGCACCGGTCAACGAACGAGCCAAGAAAGGGCTGTTCATGGCCTTTCAGAGCCCGGAAGAGATCGACGGCGTTTCCGTCTCCGATTTCCTGCGGACGGCGAAGCTCGCCCGTGACGGCAAACCGGTGAAGATGCTGGAATGGAAAACCCAGGTGGATGACACGCTGAAATCACTCGGCCTGGACGACACCTACGCCGACCGGGCGCTGAACGTCGGCTTCTCCGGCGGAGAAAAGAAGAAGAGTGAGATTCTCCAGATGTTGATGCTCCAGCCCAAACTGGCCATCCTGGATGAAACAGACTCCGGCTTGGACGTGGACGCCGTGCGGATCGTCACCGACGGCATCCTTCGCTTCAAGACCAGCGAGAACTCCCTTTTGATCATCTCCCACAGCACCCGGCTGTTGGAACGGCTCCCGGTGGACGCCGTGCATATCCTGTACAAAGGACGGTTCGTCCACAGCGGAGCGCGCAATCTGATCGACGAGGTGGAAGCCAATGGTTTCGCCAGCTTCATCGAAGAAGCAGAGAGGTGA
- a CDS encoding glycosyl hydrolase family 28 protein: MASRDVPTYPEHGVIYQGDYLDDIPYDAYVHAMPLPAKNVYDIRRFGARPNTKELSTQAFQDAARSAKETNGIILVTGGTYLVGSVEISSGTTLFISKDATLKASRDLSQFSTAMISIIKAENVLITGGGTIDGSGEYFVNLPRKKPLREPLAYTKLPPRLLEPLGYPEDTIRFAYRERIRYADDRWNTGAPDIKRPLYTVWLRDSRNIRVENILMKDSFDWTVSIDCSMFVTVRDVVVDNNRHVANTDGIDVMGSTDVTVSHVFISTADDGLCVKSPLFQGHDGLAVTDHTPLKMSGTRHITFEDCKVCTVMNAFKIGTETYYDIDDITVKDCSFFMPDLYPGSVSGISIESADGAVISNVHCKNIQMNNVVCPLFICINKRNKYDFANAKDALLKKDGGSVEHICLENISAVNMEIPCIITGYSTHQHTQMVKDVCISSFHATYRQNREILDIRYPLYENIHDYPESNAFGDVPAYGIFFRHLDGLRLSDVSIKPREVNTRQEFVFDDCHHCIQDNERSTKDSLCGDVNEGEKNRRS; the protein is encoded by the coding sequence ATGGCTTCCCGGGATGTCCCTACATATCCTGAGCATGGTGTCATCTATCAAGGAGATTATCTCGATGATATTCCCTATGATGCATATGTTCATGCCATGCCGCTTCCAGCGAAGAATGTGTACGATATCCGACGATTTGGTGCACGACCGAATACGAAGGAACTCTCTACGCAAGCATTTCAAGACGCAGCACGCTCTGCGAAGGAGACCAATGGGATTATCCTTGTGACGGGGGGGACGTATCTTGTAGGGAGTGTGGAAATCTCTTCAGGTACCACCTTATTCATCTCAAAAGATGCAACGTTAAAAGCATCAAGGGATCTTAGCCAGTTTTCAACAGCAATGATTTCGATCATCAAGGCGGAGAATGTTTTGATAACCGGGGGTGGGACTATTGATGGAAGTGGTGAGTATTTTGTAAATCTTCCCAGAAAGAAACCATTACGAGAACCGTTGGCATATACCAAACTTCCCCCGAGACTTTTGGAGCCGTTGGGGTATCCGGAAGACACAATCCGTTTTGCATACAGGGAGCGGATCCGATATGCGGATGATAGGTGGAATACAGGCGCTCCAGATATCAAACGACCTTTATATACCGTATGGCTTCGTGATTCCCGGAACATCCGAGTTGAGAATATTCTTATGAAAGATTCGTTCGATTGGACTGTCTCTATTGATTGTTCCATGTTTGTTACCGTGAGAGACGTCGTTGTTGATAACAATCGTCATGTAGCCAACACTGATGGGATTGATGTGATGGGGAGTACCGATGTTACCGTCTCCCATGTTTTCATCTCAACCGCAGATGACGGACTTTGTGTGAAGTCCCCTTTGTTTCAGGGACATGATGGGCTGGCCGTGACGGACCATACTCCTTTGAAAATGAGTGGAACGCGACACATTACATTTGAGGATTGCAAGGTTTGCACGGTAATGAATGCATTCAAAATTGGAACTGAAACCTATTACGATATTGATGATATAACGGTAAAGGACTGCTCTTTCTTTATGCCTGATTTGTATCCCGGAAGTGTCAGCGGAATTTCCATCGAATCTGCAGATGGTGCTGTAATAAGCAACGTGCATTGCAAGAACATTCAAATGAATAATGTTGTTTGTCCCTTGTTTATTTGTATAAACAAACGAAACAAATATGATTTTGCCAATGCAAAAGACGCACTCCTGAAAAAAGATGGAGGGAGTGTTGAACATATCTGTTTGGAAAACATCTCTGCAGTAAATATGGAGATACCTTGCATCATAACCGGTTATTCCACTCATCAGCATACACAAATGGTAAAGGATGTTTGTATCTCATCATTTCATGCTACATATCGGCAGAATCGTGAAATTCTTGATATACGGTATCCTCTCTATGAGAACATTCATGATTATCCAGAAAGCAATGCTTTTGGTGATGTGCCTGCGTATGGCATTTTCTTTCGTCATCTTGATGGTCTTCGACTCAGCGATGTCAGTATCAAACCGAGGGAAGTGAATACGAGACAGGAATTCGTTTTTGATGATTGTCACCATTGTATTCAGGATAACGAGAGAAGTACCAAAGATTCCTTGTGCGGAGATGTGAACGAAGGAGAAAAGAACAGGAGATCGTAG
- a CDS encoding MarR family winged helix-turn-helix transcriptional regulator: MYCKVTDQMIHIMRMMDGESKRPHVYGGVSLSLSEITFLESVVRYPGENVSGISQKLGITKGAVTQMVGKLDGKRLIKVQMREDNKKEKYLYPTETGTNALRAYQADHEAANRKLCAFIGSLNQEETRLVHRFLECIQECVPFSEFECMHVQREAEGKTT, from the coding sequence ATGTACTGCAAAGTGACCGACCAGATGATCCACATCATGCGGATGATGGATGGGGAAAGCAAGAGACCGCACGTCTATGGCGGCGTCTCGCTCTCCCTCTCGGAGATCACGTTTTTGGAGTCCGTCGTCCGGTACCCTGGAGAAAACGTCAGCGGCATCTCGCAGAAACTGGGCATCACCAAAGGAGCCGTCACCCAAATGGTCGGCAAACTGGATGGGAAACGGCTGATCAAAGTCCAGATGCGGGAAGACAACAAGAAAGAGAAATACCTGTATCCTACCGAAACGGGAACCAACGCACTGCGTGCCTACCAAGCGGACCACGAAGCGGCGAACCGGAAACTGTGCGCCTTCATCGGGAGTCTCAATCAGGAGGAAACCAGACTGGTGCACCGTTTTCTGGAATGCATACAGGAATGCGTGCCGTTTTCTGAATTTGAATGCATGCATGTACAGCGTGAAGCAGAAGGAAAAACAACATGA
- a CDS encoding amino acid permease, which translates to MRSTDGKLGLFDSVHLLVGAMIGSAIFSLSGITILQAGPASILSWILGGVILLAYGLQTAELASRYPQSGGVFAFPAIVLGKTREQGRVWGWVSAWAYLFGCVAGAAFSAIYIGIYLGVAFPRLASLQVPIAIISVLLCGYLNIVRFKITSRATTILTVFLVLALLVFSLSVFVSGKWDSTLFVPFFTQGSGGATGFLDALPLAMVAYGAIVSLSFLVGEVHNPVRNIPRAMTIAMVIVLVFYLSVLVATLGVVSSSYLADHPDLQYTPLYAAAALLPSLTFLPPLISIAAVLALVTTMIVTMALASHTVCTCSENGVLPAVLGRTTTNGVPVAATIIITVITAIFAAFPQLTDILINFGALCNVIVVAIVCITVMASRNHQPTLLTDTFRAPGGTALPIITLLVLVASYIPSILQGGWKLWAVTALYYVLGMLLYGKAEASVMKIAYGVFDGVHQGHQAVLKAHPDVVYVLPPVGKPVLTTNEEKQELLATYAPSHCDIRFVSTIPSGEQDTPISVSPVLYDGQPITSERIKDALKDGRMEDALAMLGHPYTMHGVVVYGKQLGRTVGMPTVNLQCAPEKLVPCHGVYGSVTIVDGKRYLGVTSIGLRPTVDDRPDVTIETFLIHFNQELYGQHIALEVVTYLRPITKFPDLAAVRRQVDDDVRLFVQYNIEKHLI; encoded by the coding sequence ATGCGTAGCACAGACGGCAAGCTCGGGCTTTTTGACAGTGTGCACCTGTTGGTCGGCGCCATGATCGGATCGGCGATCTTTTCCCTTTCCGGCATCACCATCCTGCAGGCCGGCCCCGCCTCAATCCTTTCCTGGATCCTTGGTGGCGTCATTCTGCTTGCCTACGGCCTGCAGACAGCGGAGTTGGCCTCACGATATCCCCAAAGCGGAGGCGTTTTTGCGTTTCCCGCCATTGTCCTTGGAAAAACCCGGGAGCAAGGCAGAGTCTGGGGATGGGTAAGCGCCTGGGCGTACCTGTTCGGATGCGTGGCCGGCGCAGCGTTCTCCGCCATTTACATCGGCATCTACCTCGGCGTGGCGTTCCCCCGCCTTGCCTCGCTACAGGTTCCCATCGCCATCATCTCCGTACTGCTCTGTGGCTACCTCAATATCGTCCGGTTCAAGATCACCAGCAGGGCGACGACGATCCTCACCGTATTCCTGGTGCTCGCCCTTTTGGTATTCTCCCTTTCCGTCTTTGTCAGCGGGAAATGGGACTCCACCCTTTTTGTTCCATTCTTCACCCAAGGAAGCGGAGGAGCAACGGGATTTCTTGACGCGTTGCCGCTTGCCATGGTGGCCTATGGAGCCATCGTCTCCCTCTCCTTCCTGGTCGGGGAAGTCCACAACCCCGTACGGAACATCCCCCGGGCCATGACCATTGCCATGGTCATCGTCCTTGTCTTCTACCTGTCCGTCCTGGTCGCCACGTTGGGTGTCGTCTCGTCTTCCTACCTTGCCGACCATCCCGATCTCCAGTACACCCCGCTGTACGCGGCAGCGGCGCTGCTGCCCAGCCTGACCTTCCTGCCTCCGTTGATCTCCATCGCCGCCGTCCTGGCCTTGGTCACCACGATGATCGTCACCATGGCGCTGGCGTCCCATACGGTGTGCACCTGTTCGGAAAACGGGGTGCTCCCCGCAGTTCTCGGACGAACCACAACGAACGGGGTCCCTGTCGCCGCCACCATCATCATCACGGTGATCACCGCGATCTTCGCTGCCTTCCCCCAGTTGACGGACATTCTCATCAACTTCGGTGCGCTATGCAACGTCATCGTCGTCGCCATCGTCTGCATCACCGTCATGGCGTCGAGGAACCACCAACCTACCCTCTTGACGGATACGTTCCGTGCCCCAGGGGGTACCGCGCTTCCCATCATCACCCTTCTGGTTCTGGTCGCTTCCTACATTCCCAGCATTCTGCAGGGAGGATGGAAACTCTGGGCCGTCACCGCCCTGTACTATGTGCTCGGAATGCTCCTGTACGGGAAAGCGGAGGCCTCTGTCATGAAAATCGCCTATGGCGTGTTCGACGGGGTGCACCAGGGACACCAAGCGGTGCTCAAAGCACATCCCGATGTCGTCTACGTCCTGCCACCGGTAGGCAAGCCGGTGTTGACCACCAATGAAGAGAAACAAGAACTTCTTGCCACCTACGCCCCTTCACACTGCGACATCCGCTTCGTTTCCACGATTCCCTCGGGGGAACAGGACACCCCGATCTCCGTTTCTCCCGTCTTGTACGACGGACAGCCCATTACTTCAGAGCGCATCAAAGACGCCCTGAAAGACGGCAGAATGGAGGATGCCCTGGCAATGCTCGGACATCCCTACACGATGCATGGCGTGGTCGTCTACGGCAAACAGCTGGGACGAACGGTGGGCATGCCCACCGTCAACCTGCAGTGCGCCCCGGAGAAGCTGGTCCCCTGCCATGGCGTCTATGGATCGGTCACCATCGTTGATGGCAAGCGATACCTCGGCGTGACCAGCATCGGGCTGCGCCCCACGGTGGACGACCGCCCGGACGTCACCATCGAGACCTTCCTGATCCACTTCAACCAGGAACTGTACGGACAGCACATCGCCCTTGAAGTGGTCACCTACCTCAGACCGATCACCAAATTCCCCGACCTCGCCGCCGTACGCCGCCAGGTGGATGATGATGTGCGCCTGTTCGTCCAGTACAACATCGAAAAGCATCTGATCTGA
- a CDS encoding FMN-binding protein, giving the protein MKKSQKHILTVLCIASLFAVVLTGCSKKEAATTTSAAQSTTTTTQQAPAKATAEVKVTDLADGLYYAAGDEFESSGWKSVVFLTVKGGKITDADWNAVNVNGGADKKTYDKAGKYRMVAYGKAQAEWYQQAEKVEQYLISTQDPTKITYTDGEHTDAISGATISVNDFFTLAQKALANGPVTPGTWQDGTYFAISDSYGSSGWKEYVSLNVLHGVIVGANWSAINRTGDDKKPYDKAGKYGMMAKSKAKAEWYQQAEKVEQYLISTQDPTKITYTDGAHTDAISGATITVSEFFELAQEALAAGPIAIGPYTDGGYYAQADDFGSSGWKSFVSLLVRNGNIVNVYWSGWNKDGSITEDKQTYAAAGKYNMKAAGAIAEWDVQAQAAEQYLLKTQDLSTIVLKDNGHSDSISGATISVSDFVKLAQAALDAGVIKYTK; this is encoded by the coding sequence ATGAAAAAAAGTCAGAAACACATACTGACGGTTCTTTGCATCGCCAGCCTGTTCGCAGTTGTCCTGACCGGATGCTCCAAGAAGGAGGCCGCAACCACTACCTCTGCTGCGCAGAGCACTACTACCACGACACAACAGGCGCCGGCAAAAGCCACGGCCGAAGTGAAGGTCACTGACCTGGCCGATGGTTTGTACTATGCAGCGGGAGACGAGTTCGAGTCTTCCGGTTGGAAATCCGTCGTATTCCTGACCGTCAAAGGTGGAAAGATCACCGATGCCGATTGGAACGCGGTGAACGTCAACGGCGGAGCCGATAAGAAAACGTATGATAAAGCCGGCAAATACCGGATGGTCGCCTATGGCAAAGCCCAGGCGGAGTGGTACCAGCAGGCTGAGAAAGTCGAGCAGTATTTGATCTCCACCCAGGATCCGACCAAGATCACCTACACCGATGGCGAGCATACCGATGCCATCAGCGGCGCGACGATTTCCGTCAATGATTTCTTCACGCTGGCCCAGAAAGCGCTGGCCAATGGTCCGGTCACTCCGGGCACCTGGCAGGACGGCACCTACTTTGCCATCTCTGACAGCTACGGTTCCAGCGGCTGGAAAGAGTATGTGTCCCTGAACGTCCTTCATGGCGTGATCGTGGGAGCCAACTGGAGCGCCATCAACCGTACCGGCGATGACAAGAAGCCGTACGACAAGGCGGGAAAGTATGGCATGATGGCCAAGAGCAAGGCCAAGGCGGAGTGGTACCAGCAGGCTGAGAAAGTCGAGCAGTATCTGATCTCCACCCAGGATCCGACCAAGATCACCTACACCGATGGTGCCCATACCGATGCCATCAGCGGCGCTACGATCACCGTCAGCGAATTCTTCGAGCTGGCCCAGGAAGCGCTTGCCGCAGGCCCGATCGCCATTGGCCCGTACACCGACGGCGGCTACTACGCCCAGGCGGATGACTTTGGTTCCAGCGGCTGGAAGAGCTTCGTTTCCTTGCTGGTCAGAAACGGCAACATCGTCAACGTCTACTGGTCCGGTTGGAACAAAGACGGTTCGATCACCGAAGACAAGCAGACCTATGCCGCCGCAGGCAAGTACAACATGAAGGCTGCCGGCGCCATCGCCGAATGGGATGTCCAGGCACAGGCCGCCGAGCAGTACCTGCTGAAGACCCAAGACCTCTCCACCATCGTGCTGAAGGACAACGGCCACAGCGATTCGATCTCCGGAGCAACCATCTCCGTCAGCGACTTCGTCAAGCTGGCCCAGGCTGCCTTGGACGCCGGTGTCATTAAGTACACCAAATAA